The Chryseobacterium indologenes genomic sequence GTCCGTGTCTCAGTACCAGTGTGGGGGATCACCCTCTCAGGCCCCCTAAAGATCGCAGACTTGGTGAGCCGTTACCTCACCAACTATCTAATCTTGCGCGTGCCCATCTCTATCCACCGGAGTTTTCAATGTCGAATGATGCCATCCAACATATTATGGGGTATTAATCTTCCTTTCGAAAGGCTATCCCCCAGATAAAGGCAGGTTGCACACGTGTTCCGCACCCGTACGCCGCTCTCAAGATCCCGAAAGATCTCTACCGCTCGGCTTGCATGTGTTAGGCCTCCCGCTAGCGTTCATCCTGAGCCAGGATCAAACTCTCCATTGTATGTTTGTCTGACTCACTCAAAGTTTTTAACGCTTTAGTTTTTCCTTACTTGGTTGTTATATTGTATGTCAATGATCTTTATATCTTCCGCTTTATAACGAAGCAATCTTTCTGTCAGTGTCGCTCCGTATTTGCGAGTGCAAAAGTAAAACTTTATTTTGAATTGACCAAATGTTTTTTGAAGAAAATTTAAAGTTTATTGTGTAACCCTAAACCCTTCTCGAAACCTTAATTCCTCTACTCCTGCGCTCCCTCTAATTGGGACTGCAAAGATACAAACTCTTTTTTAACCGGCAACTTTTTTTGTAAAAAGTTTTGAAGTTTTTTTCGTCTGTTTCTTTTTAAGAGTATTTTGTTTTTGCTTATTTAAAAGCCCTTCTGCGCTTACTGAATATCTTTCGTTTTTCAGTGGGGCAAAGATAGAGACTTCTTCAATACCCCGCAAGCTTATTTAACATAAATTTTACTTTATTGTAATATTGGAGGGTAAACCATTGGAAGGCAGGGAGAAAAATTTTAAACAAATGTCTGAAGGGAGACGCCGGAATGCGGAAGGGCTCGAAAATAGCAGGGAAAATGGAGTTGGAAGGGGAAATTTTGGGTACATATATATAAGAAGGAGGAGGGATAAGAGGAAGTGGATAAAATATCCCGTTACTCTTGCGGATTGGCGCAGATGGTCATACTTTATTATATAGTATAACGAGAGTAAGGGCTGTATGGGGCGATAAGTTTCGTGAGGATGAAAAGGAAAAGGTAAATATAGAATAGTTATCCTTTAACAATAGGGTACAAAAATGCCCGGTTGTACTTAAAACCGGGCATTGCTATTATAAACTATATTTTATTGTCTATTTTCCTTATATATAGCACTTAAAAATTCTGCATAAGATCTTTCCAGACCAATAATATCTCCTGATTTAAGATTTAAACCACCTACTCCGGAATTATCCGGCTTTACTTTTAAAGATGATATCTGGAAATAGAGATCATCATCACCTGCTTTAGGCTGAACTTTTATGGTTGATCCCAAAAGTTTTTTTGTAGAAATGGTATAAATTTCTCCCGGAACAATTTTTAATTTTAAAAATGATCTTGGAGAAATCATGTAATCTTTACGATTGATATTTATTTTCTGATCTTTTTCAGATGAAGCAAATATATACATCTCTCCATGCTTACCTGCAAGTTTTTCTTTAGGGGTATAATATAAAACCACTTTATAATTAGCCGGATTGAATATTTGAGGTGTTCCGTCAACATTTTCAAAAGGTTTCAATTCAAATGTGTTGGCACCAATCTCTTTTGCTTTTTTATATATTGAGGAAAACACAAGGGCATCATCTTTCGAAAATCCTTGTACTTCTATTTCGCCCAAGTAAATACCATCAGTGGTTGCTCCTTTTTTATAAAAAAATTTGTCTGTGTTATCGTTTGTTTTTTCAACCTTCGTCATATAAATATTTTGTGCATTCCATAGCTGAATACAAAATATAGAAAAGATAATTACAATATTCTTCATATATATATATTATTGGTGTGAAAGTACATCAACACATTCTTCAAGACTATTTTCCCAATGTTTCGGCTCTATTTTATAAGTTTCTTCTATTTTATCAAGAGACATTGTACTTCTCACAGGCCTTTTCGCAGGAGTCGGATACTGCTCTGTTGTCAAGGGATTTAATTTTACTGACGACTTTGAAAATTCAGCAATTTTTTTTGCAAATTCAAACCAGGTAGTTTCCGGATAGTTTGAGAAATGGAAAATACCATAATTTTTCTGTGGCGTTTCAATAATCTGCATGATGGCTTCTGCCAAGTCATTTGCATTGGTCGGTTGCCCAAACTGATCTGCTACAATTCCCAATTCCTCTTTCTGCGTAAATAAATTCAGCATAGTTTTCACAAAGTTTTTATTAAACTCAGAGTATAACCATGATGTTCTAAGGATAATAGTTTTGGGGTTGATTTCCAAGGCAAGCTCTTCTCCTTTCTTTTTTGAAGCCCCATATACTCCGATCGGATTGGTAAAGTCATCTTCTGAGTAAGGAAGGTTGGTATCACCGTCAAAAACATAGTCTGTGGATATGTGGATCAGAATACTTTTATGGTCTACACAGGCCTGGGCAAGATGTGCTACTCCTTCGGCATTAACTGCAAATGCCTTTGCTTCTTCTTTTTCAGCAAGGTCAACGGCTGTGTATGCAGAAGCATTAATACAAAAGTCAGGTTTATGATCATAAAAAAAATCGTTCACATGTTCTTCGCTTGTAATATCTAAAGTGGCTGAATCTGTAAATAAAAACTCATAACGGTTTTCAAAATCAGGAGCTATCTTTCTGATACAATTTCCTAATTGTCCGTTACTCCCTATGACTAGTATTTTTTTCATCAGATTTTATTAGTTTAAAAATTATACAATTTGTTATTTATGAGTTTTTTGCATTCTGAGATCTCAAAAATTTTACTCTCGACTGAAAATCTTTTTGTATCAAGTCTACATAAAACTTCTGAAATGTTTCTTTAATATCTTCAGGATGAATTTCAGATTTTCTTGTTTTTATATTAAAATAGATCACAGTAACCCAAAGCACAGCATGAATGGTCTTTTCATCAAGACTTTTCATTAAAATCTCAACTTTAGCGGTTCTGTCCTGCACTTCAATGGTTTTACTGCTTATCACCACCTGGGTATTGTATCGTACTTCTTTCATATAGGCAATTTCATTCTGAATAGCGATCCAGGTGCAGCCTGTCTGTTTGGTATATTCTTCGTACGTAAATCCGTAAAATGTTTCAACGTGGTCTTCTCTGGCATTGAACATATAATCAAGGTATTTTACATTATTCAAATGTCCGATCGGATCACAGTCGCTAAACCTAACTTTCACCGTAGTTGATACTTCTTTTTCCATTTGGCAAAAATAAAAAAACCACCTCTAAAAGAGGTGGTTAGTTTTATAAATCTTTGTTAATTTGCTGAAATTATTGAATTCCTAATTCTTTCTTTACAGCAGCAGTAACATCAGCTCCTGCTTTATAAAGGAATGCAGGTGAATTAGCATCCATTACAAATTCATATCCGTTTGCTTTAGATACTTTTTCTACAGCATCATTTAATTTTTCTCGATAGGTCCGAAAGCTACATCTTGTTTAGCCTGAAGGTCTTTCTGAGCTTTGTCTTGCATTTGAGCAATTTCTTCCTGGATTTTTTGTAATTCTCCTTCTCTTGCTTTGTTTTCTTCAGCTGTTTTCTTAGGAGCTTCTTCGCTATATTGCTTTAGTTTAGCTTGTCCTGCATCAGCTTTTTTCTTAATCTCAGCTTGTTTGGTATCTAAGAATGTTTTAAGATCAGCGTCAGCTTTTTTCTTTTCAGGCATTGCATTAAGAACTCCCATTACATCTAAAGTAGCAATTTTTTGAGCTTTTGCCATACCTACAGACACAACCATCATCACTGCTGCAAATAATACACTTAATTTTTTCATAACTGGTAAATAAATAATTTAATTTGTTTTTAGATTTTAAATTTAAGCAAAAGTTAAGTTATAATTACTTTTTGCCTTTGTTATTAGTTTTTTCTTTTTATCTGTTCCCTTGAGCAAAATAGTCAATACTTTTTCGGTATAATCATATTTTCCCTGAAGAAAAATAACACTAATGTTATTGCTTTTATCAAGAACTATGCCCAATCCGTTTTTTTCGGACATAGTTTTGATAGCTTCCCAGATCTGATCCTGAAAAGGAAGAACAAGATTTGTTCTCAGCTTTGTGATCTCGCCATTGGCTCCAAAACGTAAGCTGGTAGTGGTTTTAATATTTTTTTCAAGATCCACTACTTCTTTTTCTCTGAGTTTTAGCTGGTCGCCTATCAATAACACTTTTTCACTTTCAAAAGCTGCTTTTTTTCTCTCGTATTCTGATTGCAGATTCTGAAGTTCAGACTGCCAGGTATCGATTTGAGAATTTAATCTAGCTTCGGCTTCTTTGTACTGAGGTAATTTATTCAAAATCTCATTAGTATCTACTACTCCGATTTTCTGGGCATTGTTTAGTCCAAAAAACAGAAGCAATACGAATGTGAAAGTTATTTTAAAGTTCTTCATATTTATAATTATAATGATTGGTTCATCAAGAAGTGGTTTTGCCATCCGGATGGAGTTCCTCCGAGTGTTTTATCAAATCCGTATGCAAAGTCGAACCCGATCAATCCAAATGCTCCCATATAAACTCTTACTCCGACCCCTACTGATCTCTTTAACTGGAACGGGTTATAGTTCCCCCAAGAGTTCCATACGTTACCTCCTTCAGCGAAAGTCAAAGCATAGATTTTTGCTGTCTGGTTTAAGGAAATCGGATATCTAAGTTCCAAGGTAAATCTATTATAGATCGTTCCACCTCCTCTCTGAGTGATATCCTGGTTTTCACCTCCGGTCATACTGGCATTATCGTATCCTCTTAAGGGTATCAATTCTCTACCGTCATATCTACCTCCGAATAAACCTGTACCTCCTACATAGAATCTTTCGAATGGTGGTGCTCCGAGGTTTTTATTGTAACCGTCCATGAATCCCATTTCAGCAGAAGATCTCAATACAAGTTTTCCAACGATTTCGTTATATACATCAGCTTTAAACTTGATTTTATAGAACTCCATCCACTTGTACTTGTCAATAGGTGTCATTGTATCATAATTTTTGTTGCTGAACAATGAATAAGGAGGAGTAAATTTGGCAGAAAGTTCAATATTTGAACCTACTGTCGGGAATATCGGGTCGATACCCGCTGAGTTTCTGCTTAAACCGACGTTGATACTGAAGTTATTGGCTGTTCCGTTATATTCTGTTGCATCACCAAACTGGAATGGATAGTTATTGAAGTCATACTTCTGGAATTGCAGACCTGTATAGAGTGAAAAATAATCATCCGGCCAGTTTAACAGTCTGTTCAGACCTACTGATGCCGAGAAAATGTTAAGTTTCTGAGCACTTCCATACTGATCTCTATATCGTACTCTTGAGTTATTTAAACTTACCGAAAGTGCAGTAGGTCTTGTTCCAAATAGCCAAGGTTCGCTAAATGATACTCCATAGTTCTGGAAATACTGACCTGCCTGAACCTGGATAGAGAATGTCTGCCCGTCTCCCTGTGGTACCGGTTTAAAATCTTTAAATTTAAGGAAGTTTCTTAAAGAGAAGTTATTAAAGGTCAGTCCCAAAGTACCGATAAAGCTGTTACCACCGTAACCTGCCTGCAACTGTACCTGTGAAGATCCTTTTTCAACTAACTTCCAGTTGATATCTACCGTATTATCTGCCTGATTCGGCTGGATATCCTGACCTACCTGTTGCGGGTCAAAGAACTGCATCCCTGCTAAATCAAAATAAGTTCTTTTAATTTCAGTCTTTTTAAAGAGCTCTCCCGGTTTGGTTCTTAATGCTCTTAAGATAACGTGGTCATGGGTAGTTGTATTTCCCTGCCAGGTTACTTTATTCCAGGTAGCCTGCTCACCTTCATTCACTCGGACTTCAAGGTTTACGGCATCTCCGTTCACTGATTTTTCAACCGGTGTTACATTGGAGAAAAGGTAACCGTTATTCATGTACACTGATTTGATATCAGAGTCATCTTCTTTACCGCCATCTTCACCTACTTTCTTGTTGAATCCTACAGCATCGTAGATGTCTCCTTTTTTATATCCTAATAATCTTTGTAAGTATTCTGTAGAGTATACTGTATTTCCGGTAAATGTAATATCTCCGATATAATACTTTTTACCCTCATTCAATTTTACATTGATTTCGTAGTTATTTCTGTTATTTCTCCATACAGAGTCGGAAACAATCTTTGCATCTCTATACCCTAAAGAGTTATAATAGCTGATAAGACTTTGTTTATCTTCCTGATATTTTTCTTCAATAAATTTTGAAGATTTTAAGATACCTCCAATACCAAAACGTTTTTGTTTTGTTTCTTTAAAGGCTTTCTTTCTAAGTTTACTATCTGAAACACTCTGATTTCCTTCAAACTCGATATGGTCGATCTTAACTCTCTTCCCTTTATCTACATTGATTGTCCAGTCTACTAAAGCAGGGTCACCTGCATTTATTTTGTCCTGAATGGTAATTTTAGCGTCTGCAAAACCTTTTTAATGTAGTCTTTCGGTACATTTGTTTTAAGACTTGAAACTAAATTCTGTGTAATTTTTGTTCCAGGCTTCAGGTTGTTATCTTTAGCAAGCTTTTCGCTTTTGGATTTTCCGATTCCTTTTCCTGTGAATTTTACTTCACCAAGTTCTTTCAAATCCTGCAGATAGAATCTCAGAACTACAGTTTGCCCATCAATGCTTTGCACATAGACTTCTACTTCAGAAAAGGATTGAGTATCCCAAAGCTTTTTAACAGCATTACTGATTTTTTGTCCCGGAATATCTACGCTTTCACCTTTAGCCAATCCTGTAAATCGTAAGATCTGAGCTGGTGTATACTTTTTTACCCCATCTACAACGATGTCTTTAAGTGTATAAGTGCCTACCTCATTTTCAGTGTGTACAGCATTACTTACTTTTGTGCTGTCCTGTGGAGTTACTTGTCCATAAAAATGTGCAGAAGCAGCAAACATAATGATGGGTAATAGTCTAAACTTCATTTTATCGAGTCTTTCTTTTCTTAAATATTATTGGCCTTGTACCTGCTCTCCGGTTAATCCGTATCTTCTTTCTTTGTTTTGATAATCAACAATACATTGGAAGAAAATATCTTTGGTGAAATCCGGCCACAAGACATTTAAAAACTGTAATTCGGCATAAGCAATCTGCCAAAGAAGGAAATTGCTTATTCTAATTTCACCGCTGGTTCTGATTAGTAAATCTACAGGAGGAAAATCTTTGGTATAAAGGTAGTTTTCGAATAATTTTTCGTCAATATTCTCTACGTCAACTTTTCCTTCTTTTACATCGGAACTTATATTTTTTACGGCATTCAGTATTTCGTTTTGTGAGCCATAGCTAATCGCCAGTACAAGGTTACCTTTTGTGTTTTCTTTTGTCAGTTCTACCACGCGCTGTAATTGTTCTTTTACCAAGGCAGGTAATTTTTCCAGATTTCCTATTACATGCATTCTTAATCCTTTGCTAAAGATCTCTTCTGCTTCCAGCAACAGAGTCTCAACGAGCAAATTCATAAGCGTGTTTACCTCTTCAGCCGGACGGCTCCAGTTTTCTGAAGAGAATGTATATAGAGTTAAATAAGGAATATTGACCTCATTACAGGCATTAATAGCATTTCTTACTGCATTAATGGCATTTTTGTGACCGAAAGTTCTTTCTTCGCCACGAGATTTTGCCCATCTTCCATTGCCATCCATGATGATAGCCACATGTTTTGGTAAATTCTCAGAATCTATTTTATCTTTAATCAACGACATATTAATTAATCACAATAACATGGAGGTCTTCCGAATGAGAAGGTTAAACCTAAGCTAAAGGTATTCATCCAATCTTTAGACTTAGTATCTCCAATATTTCTCTTATTTACAAACTCATTTTCTCTTTCTTTAGCAACAGCATAATAGTTGCCTGATTGCAATAATGAGCCTCCGGTTGCAGGGTCTAAAATATCTGCATTAAAGGAAGACTTCACATCTTTAGATAATATCTGACTGTGATCCAGCTGGTCCGTCAAGGTATATCTAAATGTAGCTTCTGCAAATATAGCCCAAGTATGGTTAAATTTATACTTTAAACCCACTCCAAAAGGAATATGCATGGTCACTTTTTTACCTAATGAATATTCTGCCGTGGTTTTAAAATCCGTTTCATTAATCGGGGCCTGTGCTACTCCATCGGCATCTCTTCTGAAATCATTCACCAGATTAGCTTTAGGTGCATCAAACATTAAAGCTCCCACACCCCCAAAAATGTATGGACTTACCATACTTATCTGCTCATTATTTACCGGAAAAAAATTATATTCAAACATTAAACTTGCTTCATATACATTATTTTTCCCGTATGAGTTTCTGTTTCTTCTATATTCTTCTTTCGCAGCCTTATCGCTAAACTGAATCTGGTTATACCCTAAATCCAATCTAACGGTCTGATGCGGGTTAAAATTAAATCTATATAACAACCCTCCATAAAATGGGATGCCCCAATCTGACATTCTGTTTAAATCCAACGGCTTTTGTAAAATATAATTTGTCCTTCCTACATCTCCCACTAGGTTACTCATCCCTAGACGAACTCCCAATTCGTTTCTTTGTGCTTTAACACTCACCACTCCGAGGAAGGCAAGGAAGCTAAACAATAATTTTTTATTCATAAAAGAATATGGATTTATGGTTATTTTAAAATTTAATTTTTGCAAATATAAAACATTTTTATATTAATGATAATCTTAATGTTTAGTTAAAAATAAACAAAAAAACATAATTTGTTATAAAGTAAACGGCAAAGTGGCAAAAATATTCTTTTTTTCACAGATTGAAAATACACAAAGTATAGAAAAACCCCCATTACATGAGGGTTTAAAGCTCTATTTTTTATTGAATATTGCCTGTACTTTATTCCTTATACGGATCAATAAAGGTTCTTTATAATTTTTGTCCTCGTCAAAATATCCGTAACCATATCCATAACCATATCCGTAGCCATAACCATAGCCCTGTTTCACATTATAGTCATTATAAATAAGCCCTAAATGGCTAATTTCATTATTATGATACTTTTCTGTAATCATTTTCAGCATATACTTTTCAGTATATTCGTGGCGAACCACATAAATATTAGCATCTGAGTACTTCATTAATTCATAGGAGTCTGCTACCAGACCAACCGGCGGTGAATCTATAATAATGAAATCATACTTTTCTTTCAGTTCTTCTATAAATTTGATATTTCTCTGGCTCATCAAAAGTTCAGAAGGATTTGGTGGAATCGGACCTGAAGTAGCTACATCGAGGTTAGGGATTTTAGTATGGTTGATAATCTCATCAATACCCACTTCTCCGGTAAGGTAGTTGGAAATACCGTATTTATTATCGATTTTAAAATCACCAAAAATTTTAGGTTTTCTAAGATCCATTCCCAAGAGGATGGTTTTCTTATCACTCAGCCCTAACACAGATGCCAGGTTGATGGAAATATAGGTTTTACCTTCACCACCAATAGAGGATGTTATCAATATGACTTTACCTTTATCATCCTGGTTTTCCATCAGGAATCTTACGCTTGCTCTTATCCCTCTGAAGGCTTCAGAGACCGAGGACTTAGGTTGCTCCAAAACAGTAAGCATATTTTCATTGTTGTTGTTTCCAATGACACCAAGAAGCGGAATTTTGGTAGCACCCAACAACTCTTTAATGTTTCTGATCTTATTATCAAGGAGTTCACCAATCAAAATAAATACGATAGGCAGAAGTAAAAGTCCGGAAATGATCCCGATTTTCGCCAGTTTTATATTAGGGCTTATCGGTCTTTGTCCTAAATTTTTAGCAGGGTCAATCACAGTGATATCAGACTGATTTGTTGCCACATTCAACTGTGTTTCGTTCTGTCTTCCTAAAAGGCTGTTGTACGTAGCTTCAATCATATTATATCCTCTCTCCGCATCAAGATACTTCCTTTCTTTTTCAGGGAATGAAGATAAATCAAGATTAGCTTCTGCTACTTCACGATCTATTTTATTAATATCGTCATAATATTTGGTGTAGTAATTCTTCAAACTGTTGAAAGATCCTGTCTTTGCCTCATTGATGAGTCTGTTGACTTCTTTGATGGGCTCTGAATTCGGCTTATAGATCGTAGCCATTTCTGCTCTTTTGGCATATAAAGCTTTCAGCTCAGTAACTGAAGCGGAGAAAAAGCCATCTTCAAAACCGGCTGCATTTGTAGCGATCATTTTATCAAAATCCCTCGACTGAAGTGTATTTTTAATATTATTCAGAGAACTGATTTTACTTACAATATCTGCTTTTTTAGCTTCAAGCTCTTTTATCTTGTCCAGGGACTTTTCATCTCTGTCTTTGATATTATAAAGTTTTTCAGAGGTTTTCAGGTAATTGAGTACTGCAGCACTGGAATCTAATTTTCTACGAATGATATCCAGATTACCCTGCAGATAAGTTTCTGTATTTCTATTAACAACATTTTTATCTTCCAGCCTTTTCTTCTGAAGTTCTGTAACGGATTTGTTGAGGAAATTTACAGTACTGTTAAGATTATATCCTTTTTTGGTAATAATCATGATGGTAGAAATTTCCTTGTCAAAATCTACAGCGATTGTCGACACAATTTCGTTAACACTCTGATTAACAGCACTCAACTTTACAATAATGTTATCCAGTTTGATTTTTGTCGCAACAGTATTCTGAACCAGCTTAAATCTTAAGTTGGGAGAAGTATACCACTCATTAACCTTAATAATTTTATTTGCTGGTCTATTGTAAGCTGCAATAGTCTGAAATCCTTCATATTCATAGCTGTACAGATTCGTAGACTGACCTTCTTCCGGAAGATTAACCTCATACGTTCCATTTCCTTTTGGTAATAAAGTAATAGGATAATCAACCTGTTGCAGGTGTTTTTTGTCAATCTCAAGAAATACGGGAGAGTCATCTTTATCAAGATAAGTAGATTTTATCATCCCTTTGGTCGAGTAATTTACAAAAAGGCCGAGCTCTTTTACCAAAAACTCATTATGAGATCTTGAGAGCAGCATTTTCTTCAAGTAAACTCCATCGGAATTCCCTCCCTGTCCCCAGATAAAGTTAATCGACTGGTTAGGAGTGAAGTAACTGGAAGTATTATTGGATATGCTCAAAGATAAGTCTGAAGCATAAACATTTTGTGCATAATATTTACTGTACACCCAAGAAATGATGTAGCCAATAAATAACATGAATACAAACCAAAACCAGTTTTTAAGTATTCTTCTTAAAAAATGCTCAATATCAAACAATGCAAACGTCCCATACTTCTCTTTCGGGGTTTCGCTTTTTCCTACTTGTGTATCTTTTCCTGGAATCATGTGGATTAAAGTCTTTGTAGGATTGTGTATAATGTTAATGCCGTTGTAATCGCTGTCACACTGGTAAGTAGGGTTT encodes the following:
- the rfbD gene encoding dTDP-4-dehydrorhamnose reductase codes for the protein MKKILVIGSNGQLGNCIRKIAPDFENRYEFLFTDSATLDITSEEHVNDFFYDHKPDFCINASAYTAVDLAEKEEAKAFAVNAEGVAHLAQACVDHKSILIHISTDYVFDGDTNLPYSEDDFTNPIGVYGASKKKGEELALEINPKTIILRTSWLYSEFNKNFVKTMLNLFTQKEELGIVADQFGQPTNANDLAEAIMQIIETPQKNYGIFHFSNYPETTWFEFAKKIAEFSKSSVKLNPLTTEQYPTPAKRPVRSTMSLDKIEETYKIEPKHWENSLEECVDVLSHQ
- a CDS encoding acyl-CoA thioesterase, translating into MEKEVSTTVKVRFSDCDPIGHLNNVKYLDYMFNAREDHVETFYGFTYEEYTKQTGCTWIAIQNEIAYMKEVRYNTQVVISSKTIEVQDRTAKVEILMKSLDEKTIHAVLWVTVIYFNIKTRKSEIHPEDIKETFQKFYVDLIQKDFQSRVKFLRSQNAKNS
- a CDS encoding OmpH family outer membrane protein — its product is MKNFKITFTFVLLLFFGLNNAQKIGVVDTNEILNKLPQYKEAEARLNSQIDTWQSELQNLQSEYERKKAAFESEKVLLIGDQLKLREKEVVDLEKNIKTTTSLRFGANGEITKLRTNLVLPFQDQIWEAIKTMSEKNGLGIVLDKSNNISVIFLQGKYDYTEKVLTILLKGTDKKKKLITKAKSNYNLTFA
- a CDS encoding isoprenyl transferase, which encodes MSLIKDKIDSENLPKHVAIIMDGNGRWAKSRGEERTFGHKNAINAVRNAINACNEVNIPYLTLYTFSSENWSRPAEEVNTLMNLLVETLLLEAEEIFSKGLRMHVIGNLEKLPALVKEQLQRVVELTKENTKGNLVLAISYGSQNEILNAVKNISSDVKEGKVDVENIDEKLFENYLYTKDFPPVDLLIRTSGEIRISNFLLWQIAYAELQFLNVLWPDFTKDIFFQCIVDYQNKERRYGLTGEQVQGQ
- a CDS encoding outer membrane beta-barrel protein, which gives rise to MNKKLLFSFLAFLGVVSVKAQRNELGVRLGMSNLVGDVGRTNYILQKPLDLNRMSDWGIPFYGGLLYRFNFNPHQTVRLDLGYNQIQFSDKAAKEEYRRNRNSYGKNNVYEASLMFEYNFFPVNNEQISMVSPYIFGGVGALMFDAPKANLVNDFRRDADGVAQAPINETDFKTTAEYSLGKKVTMHIPFGVGLKYKFNHTWAIFAEATFRYTLTDQLDHSQILSKDVKSSFNADILDPATGGSLLQSGNYYAVAKERENEFVNKRNIGDTKSKDWMNTFSLGLTFSFGRPPCYCD
- a CDS encoding polysaccharide biosynthesis tyrosine autokinase, which gives rise to MIPGKDTQVGKSETPKEKYGTFALFDIEHFLRRILKNWFWFVFMLFIGYIISWVYSKYYAQNVYASDLSLSISNNTSSYFTPNQSINFIWGQGGNSDGVYLKKMLLSRSHNEFLVKELGLFVNYSTKGMIKSTYLDKDDSPVFLEIDKKHLQQVDYPITLLPKGNGTYEVNLPEEGQSTNLYSYEYEGFQTIAAYNRPANKIIKVNEWYTSPNLRFKLVQNTVATKIKLDNIIVKLSAVNQSVNEIVSTIAVDFDKEISTIMIITKKGYNLNSTVNFLNKSVTELQKKRLEDKNVVNRNTETYLQGNLDIIRRKLDSSAAVLNYLKTSEKLYNIKDRDEKSLDKIKELEAKKADIVSKISSLNNIKNTLQSRDFDKMIATNAAGFEDGFFSASVTELKALYAKRAEMATIYKPNSEPIKEVNRLINEAKTGSFNSLKNYYTKYYDDINKIDREVAEANLDLSSFPEKERKYLDAERGYNMIEATYNSLLGRQNETQLNVATNQSDITVIDPAKNLGQRPISPNIKLAKIGIISGLLLLPIVFILIGELLDNKIRNIKELLGATKIPLLGVIGNNNNENMLTVLEQPKSSVSEAFRGIRASVRFLMENQDDKGKVILITSSIGGEGKTYISINLASVLGLSDKKTILLGMDLRKPKIFGDFKIDNKYGISNYLTGEVGIDEIINHTKIPNLDVATSGPIPPNPSELLMSQRNIKFIEELKEKYDFIIIDSPPVGLVADSYELMKYSDANIYVVRHEYTEKYMLKMITEKYHNNEISHLGLIYNDYNVKQGYGYGYGYGYGYGYGYFDEDKNYKEPLLIRIRNKVQAIFNKK